From one Acidobacteriota bacterium genomic stretch:
- a CDS encoding CopG family transcriptional regulator, which produces MQYIAYLHKEKKSDYGVSFPDFPGCITAGKTLEEARRNAVEALTLHMEGMLEDGDEIPEASNLDNLTRDKALKDAIAFLVDVTISDKVGRFNITARKSQMEEIDRLAKQHGMSRSAYIVSSALNRKAS; this is translated from the coding sequence ATGCAATACATCGCCTATCTGCACAAAGAGAAAAAATCAGATTACGGGGTGAGTTTCCCGGATTTTCCCGGATGCATAACTGCCGGTAAAACTCTCGAGGAAGCGCGCAGAAACGCAGTCGAGGCTTTGACCCTGCATATGGAAGGAATGCTGGAGGATGGGGATGAGATCCCGGAAGCTTCCAATCTTGACAATCTAACCCGCGATAAGGCGTTGAAAGACGCTATAGCTTTTTTGGTGGATGTAACTATCTCGGACAAGGTCGGACGATTCAATATCACGGCTCGAAAAAGCCAGATGGAGGAAATCGATCGACTGGCAAAACAGCACGGGATGTCGCGATCGGCCTATATTGTTTCTTCCGCCCTTAACAGAAAGGCGTCATAA
- a CDS encoding addiction module toxin, HicA family, protein MDSREVIRLLKKGGWYEVNQVGSHKQLKHPERKGRVTIPHPKRDIPGGTLKSIEKQAGIKLEKHLHSRD, encoded by the coding sequence ATGGATAGTCGGGAGGTAATCAGGCTGCTCAAAAAGGGTGGATGGTACGAGGTCAATCAGGTCGGCAGCCATAAGCAGCTTAAGCATCCGGAGAGAAAAGGGCGCGTTACGATCCCGCATCCTAAAAGAGATATCCCGGGGGGGACGCTGAAGAGTATTGAAAAACAAGCCGGAATCAAGCTTGAAAAACATCTGCACAGCCGCGATTGA
- a CDS encoding type II toxin-antitoxin system PemK/MazF family toxin, which produces MNPRQWHLYVVDLEPRVGTKPGKQRPCLAIQPLEFAEAGLGSTVVLPLTTRLTDGDAFPLRVRIPLGTCGLESDRDVLVDQVLAWDNSLFRRELGVLPEALIENTKAALRDFLDL; this is translated from the coding sequence GTGAACCCCCGTCAATGGCATCTATATGTCGTAGATCTTGAGCCACGTGTCGGGACAAAACCCGGCAAGCAGCGTCCCTGCCTCGCCATCCAGCCGTTGGAATTCGCCGAGGCGGGGCTTGGCAGCACAGTCGTTCTGCCCCTGACTACGAGACTGACTGACGGTGATGCCTTCCCCCTGCGCGTGCGCATTCCGTTGGGGACGTGCGGGCTGGAGTCCGACCGCGACGTCCTCGTGGACCAGGTCCTGGCCTGGGACAATTCGCTATTCCGCAGAGAACTCGGAGTTTTGCCCGAAGCCCTCATCGAAAACACAAAGGCTGCGCTCAGGGACTTTCTCGATCTGTAG